Proteins encoded by one window of Mycolicibacterium cosmeticum:
- a CDS encoding DUF732 domain-containing protein, whose product MNRTRIAVLAAAMAAGSILLATPAQADPGTDLFTTALGAAGFGDIDPGTAVDVGQSVCPMLAEPGQQVADAAAHVADTLGKPLGPATMFTGLAIQAFCPGAVASLANGDSPLPFPLPGF is encoded by the coding sequence ATGAATCGAACCCGGATCGCCGTCCTGGCGGCAGCCATGGCTGCCGGCTCCATCCTCCTGGCCACCCCGGCGCAGGCCGATCCCGGCACCGACCTGTTCACCACCGCGCTGGGCGCGGCCGGCTTCGGCGATATCGATCCGGGCACCGCGGTGGACGTCGGCCAGTCGGTGTGCCCCATGCTCGCCGAACCCGGCCAGCAGGTCGCCGACGCGGCCGCTCATGTCGCGGATACGCTGGGCAAGCCGCTCGGCCCGGCCACCATGTTCACCGGCCTGGCGATCCAGGCCTTCTGCCCGGGCGCGGTCGCGTCGCTGGCCAACGGCGACTCGCCGCTGCCGTTCCCGCTGCCGGGGTTCTGA
- a CDS encoding SDR family NAD(P)-dependent oxidoreductase, translating into MEGFAGKVAVVTGAGSGIGQALAVELGRSGAKLAISDVDLEGLAVTEERLKAIGAPVKADRLDVTEREAFELYATAVKEHFGKVNQIYNNAGIAFTGDVEVSSYKDIERVMDVDFWGVVNGTKAFLPHLIESGDGHVINVSSLFGIFSVPGQAAYNSAKFAVRGFTEALRQEMVLAKRPVKVTAVHPGGIKTAIARNAGAADGLDAEQMAKMFDKKLAKTTPEKAARIILEAVRKNQARVLVGADAKVLDVLVRLTGSGYQRLFSGVIGKMMPH; encoded by the coding sequence ATGGAGGGCTTTGCCGGAAAGGTCGCCGTCGTCACCGGTGCCGGGTCGGGTATCGGGCAGGCACTGGCCGTCGAGCTGGGTCGCTCGGGCGCCAAGCTGGCCATCAGCGACGTGGACCTGGAGGGTCTGGCCGTCACCGAGGAGCGGCTGAAGGCGATCGGTGCCCCCGTGAAGGCCGACCGGCTCGACGTCACCGAGCGCGAGGCCTTCGAGCTGTACGCGACCGCCGTCAAGGAACACTTCGGCAAGGTCAACCAGATCTACAACAACGCGGGCATCGCCTTCACCGGTGACGTCGAGGTCAGCTCCTACAAGGACATCGAACGCGTGATGGACGTCGACTTCTGGGGCGTCGTCAACGGCACCAAGGCGTTCCTGCCGCACCTCATCGAGTCCGGCGACGGCCACGTGATCAACGTGTCCAGCCTGTTCGGCATCTTCTCGGTGCCCGGTCAGGCGGCGTACAACTCGGCGAAGTTCGCCGTCCGCGGTTTCACCGAGGCGCTGCGCCAGGAGATGGTGCTGGCCAAGCGCCCGGTGAAGGTCACCGCCGTGCACCCCGGTGGCATCAAGACCGCCATCGCCCGCAACGCCGGCGCCGCCGACGGCCTGGACGCCGAGCAGATGGCCAAGATGTTCGACAAGAAGCTGGCCAAGACCACCCCCGAGAAGGCCGCCAGGATCATCCTGGAAGCCGTCCGCAAGAACCAGGCCCGCGTGCTGGTGGGCGCGGACGCCAAAGTGCTGGACGTCCTGGTCCGGCTCACCGGATCGGGCTACCAGCGGCTGTTCTCCGGTGTGATCGGGAAGATGATGCCGCACTGA
- a CDS encoding ABC transporter ATP-binding protein yields the protein MTKSNADVLVAVEDVTKTFTGAAGDPLLVLDGISLALRAGEIVALLGRSGSGKSTLLRMIAGLIGPSAGTVRYRGTELNGANPGTAMVFQTFALMPWLTVQDNVELGLAARGVPPAQRRERALKAIDAIGLDGFESAYPKELSGGMRQRVGFARALVLEPDVLLMDEPFSALDVLTAENLRTELMGLWAGADFPTRAICLVTHNIEEAVLLADRVVVLGANPGRVRAEVRIDLPRPRARRSAAFAAVVDSLYELLTGAEPGVTRQAPAQATPTGSPLPDATVGGLAGLVEIVHATGGRADLPDIATELSFEIDDLLPLVDAAALLGLLTVDRRDLELTTVGTQFTTADIQRSKQIFAEQARTRAPLVRTICTALQSSTDGNLRAGFFLDLLRRGFGPDDAQRQLDIAIDWGRYAELYDYDTDSDQISADPGAGNVSAASSSRSHRRTAAGSPIR from the coding sequence ATGACGAAGAGCAACGCTGACGTGTTGGTCGCTGTCGAGGACGTGACCAAGACCTTCACCGGTGCGGCCGGTGACCCACTCCTGGTCTTGGACGGCATCTCCCTTGCGCTGCGGGCCGGTGAGATCGTGGCCCTGCTGGGGCGCTCGGGATCGGGCAAGTCGACGCTGCTGCGGATGATTGCGGGCCTCATCGGGCCGTCCGCCGGCACCGTGCGGTATCGCGGCACCGAGCTCAACGGCGCGAACCCCGGCACGGCGATGGTGTTCCAGACGTTCGCGCTGATGCCGTGGCTCACCGTGCAGGACAACGTCGAACTCGGCCTGGCGGCCCGCGGCGTGCCGCCCGCGCAGCGACGCGAACGTGCACTGAAGGCGATCGACGCGATCGGCCTGGACGGCTTCGAATCGGCTTATCCGAAGGAGCTTTCCGGTGGGATGCGGCAGCGGGTGGGATTCGCCCGCGCCTTGGTGCTCGAGCCGGATGTGCTGCTGATGGATGAGCCGTTCTCGGCGTTGGACGTGCTGACCGCCGAGAACCTGCGCACCGAGCTGATGGGCCTGTGGGCGGGTGCCGACTTCCCGACCCGGGCCATCTGCCTGGTCACCCATAACATCGAGGAAGCGGTGCTGCTGGCCGACCGTGTGGTCGTGCTCGGCGCCAACCCCGGCCGTGTCCGCGCCGAGGTGCGCATCGACCTGCCCCGGCCACGTGCGCGGCGCTCGGCGGCCTTCGCCGCCGTCGTGGACTCGCTCTACGAACTGCTGACCGGCGCCGAGCCGGGTGTCACCCGGCAGGCACCCGCGCAGGCCACGCCGACCGGCAGCCCGCTGCCCGACGCGACCGTCGGCGGGCTGGCCGGCTTGGTGGAGATCGTGCATGCCACGGGCGGGCGGGCCGATCTGCCGGATATCGCCACCGAACTCAGTTTCGAGATCGACGATCTGCTACCGCTCGTCGACGCGGCGGCGCTGCTCGGTCTGCTCACCGTCGACCGCCGTGACCTCGAGCTGACGACGGTGGGCACCCAGTTCACCACCGCGGACATTCAGCGCAGCAAGCAGATTTTCGCCGAGCAGGCGCGCACCCGTGCCCCGCTGGTGCGCACGATCTGCACGGCGCTTCAGTCCAGTACCGACGGCAACCTGCGCGCCGGCTTCTTCTTGGACCTGCTGCGCCGCGGGTTTGGTCCGGACGATGCCCAGCGGCAGCTCGACATCGCCATCGACTGGGGGCGTTACGCCGAGTTGTACGACTACGACACCGATTCGGACCAGATCTCCGCCGACCCGGGTGCCGGAAACGTCAGTGCGGCATCATCTTCCCGATCACACCGGAGAACAGCCGCTGGTAGCCCGATCCGGTGA
- a CDS encoding ABC transporter permease, which produces MTIFRTYPTEGVLTRPARRIGYDVAVFAGAAALLWVVIALVRRTDVPWTVETAAPAVSTDPGELPYYAGRSLLRMFVALGFSLIFTFVYATIAARSRRAEKVLIPLLDILQSVPILGFLSVTITGFIALFPGSELGLECASIFAIFTSQAWNMTFAFYSSLVSQARDLDEASRLLRLSRWQRFWRVDLPSGMIPLVWNGMMSFGGGWFFLTASEALSVNNHNFALPGVGAYVAAAGDAGDLDKVLLAVGVMILMVVGVNLLFWRPLTAWAERFRLEDSGAVQAPRSLTLELLRRSSVPHSLGGFAGRLVYPLDRAMAVFGRAERPLRDSAARTRAGDWVFGVVVGALVGYGALRAVAYIGTTIGFGEIGHALLLGLATFARVVVLIVVATVVWVPVGVWIGLSPNVSRLAQPVVQILASFPANFLFPIFTAALLATGIGLDIGGILLMALGAQWYILFNVIAGASAIPNDLREAATNLRLPPMLRWRKLIAPAIFSSYVTGGITAAGGAWNASIVAEVVSYHGTTLTATGLGAYIRDATADGDAGRILVGVIVMSVYVVAMNRLLWRRLYAIAQRRYSLA; this is translated from the coding sequence ATGACCATCTTTCGTACCTATCCCACCGAAGGTGTGCTCACTCGCCCGGCGCGCCGGATCGGTTACGACGTCGCGGTTTTCGCCGGCGCGGCCGCCCTGCTGTGGGTGGTGATCGCACTGGTCCGGCGCACCGACGTGCCATGGACCGTGGAGACCGCCGCCCCTGCGGTGTCCACCGACCCGGGCGAGTTGCCCTACTATGCGGGGCGTTCGCTGCTGCGAATGTTTGTGGCGCTGGGCTTTTCGCTGATCTTCACCTTCGTCTACGCCACGATCGCGGCACGGTCCCGCCGGGCCGAGAAGGTGCTGATCCCGTTACTGGACATCCTGCAATCGGTGCCGATTCTGGGGTTCCTGTCGGTGACCATCACCGGGTTCATCGCCCTGTTCCCGGGCTCGGAGCTGGGACTGGAGTGCGCCTCCATCTTCGCGATCTTCACCTCGCAGGCATGGAATATGACCTTCGCCTTCTACTCGTCGCTGGTGTCGCAGGCACGCGACCTGGACGAGGCGTCGCGATTGCTGAGACTGTCACGCTGGCAACGGTTCTGGCGAGTCGATCTGCCCAGCGGGATGATCCCGCTGGTATGGAACGGCATGATGAGTTTCGGCGGCGGCTGGTTCTTCCTCACCGCCTCGGAGGCCTTGAGCGTGAACAACCACAACTTCGCCCTTCCCGGCGTCGGTGCCTACGTGGCCGCCGCCGGCGACGCCGGTGACCTCGACAAGGTACTGCTGGCCGTCGGCGTGATGATCCTCATGGTGGTGGGGGTGAACCTGCTGTTCTGGCGACCGTTGACCGCGTGGGCCGAACGCTTCCGGCTGGAGGACTCCGGCGCTGTCCAGGCGCCGCGCAGCCTGACACTGGAGTTGTTGCGCCGCTCCAGCGTTCCCCACAGCCTCGGCGGTTTCGCCGGTCGGCTGGTGTACCCGCTGGACCGGGCGATGGCGGTGTTCGGCCGCGCCGAGCGGCCGCTACGCGACTCGGCGGCGCGTACCCGGGCCGGGGACTGGGTGTTCGGTGTGGTGGTCGGTGCGCTCGTCGGCTACGGAGCGCTGCGGGCCGTGGCCTACATCGGGACGACGATCGGATTCGGCGAGATCGGCCATGCGCTGCTGCTCGGGCTGGCCACCTTCGCGCGCGTGGTGGTGCTCATCGTCGTCGCCACGGTGGTGTGGGTACCGGTGGGGGTGTGGATCGGCCTGAGCCCCAACGTCTCTCGGTTGGCCCAACCTGTCGTGCAGATATTGGCGTCGTTCCCGGCCAACTTCCTCTTCCCGATCTTCACCGCCGCGTTGCTGGCCACCGGGATCGGCCTCGACATCGGCGGCATCCTGCTGATGGCGTTGGGTGCCCAGTGGTACATCCTGTTCAACGTCATCGCCGGGGCCAGCGCCATCCCGAATGACCTGCGGGAGGCGGCCACCAACCTGCGCCTGCCGCCGATGTTGCGGTGGCGCAAACTGATCGCCCCGGCCATCTTCTCCAGCTATGTCACCGGCGGCATCACCGCCGCCGGTGGGGCGTGGAACGCCTCGATCGTCGCCGAAGTGGTCAGCTATCACGGCACGACGCTGACCGCCACAGGTCTGGGCGCCTACATCCGGGACGCGACCGCCGACGGCGACGCGGGCAGGATCCTGGTTGGCGTCATCGTGATGAGTGTCTACGTGGTGGCGATGAACCGGCTGCTCTGGCGCCGGTTGTACGCGATCGCCCAGCGACGTTACTCCCTTGCCTGA
- a CDS encoding MgtC/SapB family protein, translating into MTTADMLLRLAAGMGLGALIGFERQYRARMAGLRTNALVSAGATLFVLLSAHGFAGATADPTRVAAQIVSGIGFLGGGVILREGLSVRGLNTAATLWCSAAVGALAGAGMFPAAAAGAVAVIVIHVVMRPIGMFVDRRPDTTADAPTTYTFHALGAEAAEAHIRAVLVDALSRTDLALQSVESTHTNTGGQVQVCAAVTAAERDDKAMETAISRLSIEPAVTSVRWQVDRSAAAATRE; encoded by the coding sequence ATGACGACTGCGGATATGCTGCTGCGCCTGGCCGCCGGAATGGGCCTGGGTGCACTGATCGGATTCGAACGGCAGTACCGGGCCAGGATGGCCGGACTGCGCACCAACGCCCTGGTGTCGGCAGGGGCGACACTGTTCGTGTTGCTTTCGGCACACGGTTTCGCGGGCGCCACCGCCGACCCGACGCGCGTGGCGGCACAGATCGTCTCCGGCATCGGATTTCTCGGCGGCGGGGTGATCCTGCGTGAGGGCCTTTCCGTGCGGGGTCTCAATACCGCGGCCACGCTGTGGTGTTCGGCCGCGGTGGGCGCACTGGCCGGTGCGGGCATGTTCCCGGCGGCCGCCGCCGGCGCGGTCGCGGTGATCGTCATCCATGTGGTGATGCGCCCGATTGGCATGTTCGTCGACCGGCGGCCCGACACCACCGCCGACGCGCCTACGACCTATACGTTCCACGCCCTCGGCGCCGAAGCGGCCGAGGCGCATATTCGGGCTGTGCTGGTGGACGCGTTGTCCCGCACCGACTTGGCGCTGCAGTCGGTGGAGAGCACACACACCAACACCGGCGGCCAGGTGCAGGTGTGCGCGGCGGTCACCGCTGCCGAACGGGATGACAAGGCCATGGAGACCGCGATCAGCCGACTGTCCATCGAACCGGCCGTGACCAGCGTGCGCTGGCAGGTCGACCGATCGGCCGCGGCCGCTACCCGGGAGTGA